CGGATGGTGGCGGCGGCGGGGGAGGACACGGTGCTGGCGGTGGGCCACGTCGAGTTCTACAACCCGGCGGTCCAGGCCCTCCTCGACCTAGGGGTGACCGCGCGCTTCGTCGAGATCCAGCGCCTCAGCCCCTTCACCCGCCGCAGCCTCGACATCGACGTCATCCTCGACCTGATGATTCACGATCTGCAGATCCTCCACGCCCTCGACCCGAGTCCGGTGGCGGAGGTGCGGGCCACCGGCATTCCGGTCCTCTCGCCCCTCATCGACATCGCCAACGCCCGGGTGGAGCTCGAGTCCGGCTGCGTCGCCAACATCACCGCCTCGCGAGTGTCGGCGGAGAAGGTGCGCAAGCTGCGGGTTTTCGGCACCAACAGCTACTCCTCCTTGGACTACCAGGAGCAGGAGATCAAGCGCTATCGGCTGGCCGCCGGCGGCGCTGAGCCGAAGATTCTGGAGGATCCGCCGAAGGTGACCCCCTACGAGCCCCTGAAGGCCGAAGCGGAGGCTTTCCTTCGCGCCTGCCGGGGGGAGGAGGGCCGCTGGGTGGACGGCGCCGCCGGGCGCCAGGCTCTGGCCACGGCCCTGTCGCTGGTGGCCGCCATCTGCTAATCTTCAGCTTCCGCTTCAGCGAGCGGTATCCCGACAGATCGCGGCTCCGATCTGCGCTCCCGGTGCGTCCCGCGCGCCCCGCAGACATCCTCCGAGCCGCAGCCCAAGGAGAATCAAGACCATGAGCGATATCAGAATTGGAGTCATCGGCGGCAGCGGCTTGTACGAGATGGAGGGGATGGAGGTGCTCGAAGAGCGCGCCATCGAAACCCCCTTTGGTGAGCCCTCCGACGCCCTCATCATCGGCCAGGTGGGGGGCAAGAAGGTCGCCTTCCTGCCGCGCCACGGCCAGGGCCATCCCCTGCTGCCCTCGGAGCTCAACTTCCGGGCCAATATCTGGGCCCTCAAGTCCCTCGGCGTGCAGTGGATCATTTCCGTTTCCGCCGTCGGCTCTCTGAAGATCGACTACGTGCCCACCCACATCGTAGTGCCGGATCAATTCTACGACCGCACCCGTCACCGCAAGGACACCTTCTTCGGTGACGGCATCGTCGGCCATGTCTCCCTCGCCGATCCGGTGTGCGCCAAGCTCTCCGGCTGCCTGGCGGAGGGTGCCCGCGCCGCCGGCGCCACGGTGCACGAGGGCGGTACCTATCTGTGCATGGAAGGTCCCCTGTTCTCGACCCGCGCCGAATCCGAGACCTATCGGTCCTGGGGCTTCGACATCATCGGCATGACCAACCTGCAGGAGGCCAAGCTGGCCCGCGAGGCGGAGATGAGCTACGCCACCCTCGCCATGGTCACCGACTACGACTGCTGGCACGAGACCGAGGACGACGTCAGCGGCCACGCGGTGATGGAAGTGGTGGCGCAGAACGTCAAGATGGCTCAGGAGGCTCTGCGCCACATCATCGGCCTGGTGCCGGAGCAGGAGGACAGCCCCTACAAGGGGATTCTGGCCCACGCTCTGATCACCGATCCGGAGAAGGTGCCGGCGAAGACCTACGACGCCTTGGAGCCGATCATCGGCCCCTACATGAAGAAGGCCGGCGCATGACCCGCATTCTGGTCACCAACGACGACGGCATTTTCTCCGAAGGCATCACCCTGCTGGCGGAGGCGCTGCAGGAGATCGGGGACGTCACCGTGGTGGCCCCGGATCGGGAGCAAAGCGCTTCCGGCCACTCCCTGACCCTCCACCGTCCGCTGCGCCTGCAGCGGATGCGGGAGGGCTGGTACTCCGTGGACGGCACCCCCACCGACTGCGTCAACCTGGCGGTGCTCGGCCTGATGAAGGACGAGCCGCCCCAGTTGGTGGTTTCGGGGATCAACTTCGGCCTCAACGTCGGCGACGACGTCACCTACTCCGGCACCGTCAGCGCCACCTTCGAGGGGAGCCTGCTGGGCATCCCGTCGGTGGCTTTCAGCCAGGAGGTGGCGGAGGGCTTCTCCTTCGCCGATGCCGCCCGCTTCGCCCGCGGTTTCGTCGAGGCGCTGTTGGCGGAGGACATTCCCGAAGACCTGCTGCTCAACGTCAACATCCCCGCCGGCGAGGTCCAGGGGGTGAGCTTCACCCGCCTCGGCCATCGGGTGTATAAGCAGTCGCTGGTGGAGAAGCGGGATCCCCGGGGGCGCAAATACTATTGGATCCACGGCACTCCCGAGTGGACCCCGGAGGAAGGCACCGACCACGAAGCCCTGATGGCCAGCCGCGCCTCCGTCACGCCCCTGCACCTGGACCTCACGGACTACCGCAGCCTGGAATCCTTCGGCGGTCTCGAGGGGCGGCTGGCGCAGCGCTTCGAGGTGGCGGCCCCTGGCTATGAGGACGGTCCCAAGGGCACCAAGCCGAAGGTCGACAAGGGGTCGGGAACCGAGGACTGAAGTCCGAGGCCGCAAGGGTTGGGAGCCGGTTGGAGCCGATGGGGAATCTGGAGACATGAGCGGGGTCGGGGAACGCTTTCAG
Above is a window of Acidobacteriota bacterium DNA encoding:
- the surE gene encoding 5'/3'-nucleotidase SurE — protein: MTRILVTNDDGIFSEGITLLAEALQEIGDVTVVAPDREQSASGHSLTLHRPLRLQRMREGWYSVDGTPTDCVNLAVLGLMKDEPPQLVVSGINFGLNVGDDVTYSGTVSATFEGSLLGIPSVAFSQEVAEGFSFADAARFARGFVEALLAEDIPEDLLLNVNIPAGEVQGVSFTRLGHRVYKQSLVEKRDPRGRKYYWIHGTPEWTPEEGTDHEALMASRASVTPLHLDLTDYRSLESFGGLEGRLAQRFEVAAPGYEDGPKGTKPKVDKGSGTED
- a CDS encoding Gfo/Idh/MocA family oxidoreductase, producing MSPIPKSTADPLRIGVVGTGALGRHHVRILAELSRDDGDRTRLMGIHDARPQVAEELAQAHGTRVFPDVASLADEVDAMVVAVPTVDHGAVALPLLERGIHVLVEKPIAPSLEEADRMVAAAGEDTVLAVGHVEFYNPAVQALLDLGVTARFVEIQRLSPFTRRSLDIDVILDLMIHDLQILHALDPSPVAEVRATGIPVLSPLIDIANARVELESGCVANITASRVSAEKVRKLRVFGTNSYSSLDYQEQEIKRYRLAAGGAEPKILEDPPKVTPYEPLKAEAEAFLRACRGEEGRWVDGAAGRQALATALSLVAAIC
- the mtnP gene encoding S-methyl-5'-thioadenosine phosphorylase produces the protein MSDIRIGVIGGSGLYEMEGMEVLEERAIETPFGEPSDALIIGQVGGKKVAFLPRHGQGHPLLPSELNFRANIWALKSLGVQWIISVSAVGSLKIDYVPTHIVVPDQFYDRTRHRKDTFFGDGIVGHVSLADPVCAKLSGCLAEGARAAGATVHEGGTYLCMEGPLFSTRAESETYRSWGFDIIGMTNLQEAKLAREAEMSYATLAMVTDYDCWHETEDDVSGHAVMEVVAQNVKMAQEALRHIIGLVPEQEDSPYKGILAHALITDPEKVPAKTYDALEPIIGPYMKKAGA